The window TTTAGATTTTCCGATAGAGAAAATTTGTCCGCCAGGACCGCCACCGCCGCCCATTTTTCTGAAAAGAATAAAATAGAAAAGACCTAGAATTGTAATCCAAATCAATGCCTGAATAAGAATACTCATTAAAGGGCTTTCTCCTTCTGCATAATCTTTGGTCGTCTTCAGTGCAGGATTTTCAGCTTTCAAAGTTTCAAACTTTGATAAAAACAACTGTAAATCACCATATTTAAGTGTATAATCTGCTTTTGGAGTCATCCCCAATGAAGAGAACGGGTTTGAACTTTTCTCTTGAGCTTTTACCGTTTCCGTTTTAGCAGCTTTGGTTAAATAGACTTCGGCATTTTGTTTTTGCTTGTCTATTAACACTTTCTGAATCTTCCCAGCCTGCATCTCTTTGAAGAAAGAATCTTCATCGATAGATTTAGCACTGTTATCGCCCATAGAAGTAGCGACAAAAAATAGCAAAAGTGCTATAATCATTACAGGGAAAAACCAGTTAAATCCTTTATTATTCATTTATTCTTTTTAAAATTTATACTTCACTTTCTATCCTTGTGATTTTTGCATCTCCCCAAAGTTCTTCAATATCGTAATACTCACGAGTCTCTTTTTGGAAAATATGCACTACCACAGAAACGTAATCTACCAATACCCACATTGAGTTTTCGGTACCCTCTACATGCCAAGGTCTGTCTTGAAGATCGTTTCTTACTTTTTTTTCTACACTTCCTGCTAATGCTGAAACTTGTGTATTTGAGTTTCCGCTACAAATTATAAACGTTTCTGCAACTGAGTTTTCTATTGAAGTAAGATCAAAGATCATAATATCTTCCCCTTTTACGTCTTGAATTGCCTCTACAATTTTATCTATTAGCGCTTGCTTTTCTGCTGTTTTATTCATTAAAATATACTATAATCTGCAAATTTATTGTTTTTCTTTTACTTAAGCCTTACTTTTAGCCTTTTAATGTCTTAAAGTTTTCTTAAATGAGTGACCTATTTTACCGCAATGCGTGTTCTTCTACTAATGACGAAATAACTGAAGTTTTACTTTATCCGCGATCAAATTTTGTTGGTCTTTATACATTTAATCAAATAAAAGGGCGGGGACAGTACGGAAACTCCTGGGCATCAGTAGCAGAACAGAATCTTGCTTATACAGTGGCAGTAAAAACCTCATGTATTCTTCACTCGGATTTCTTGTTCAATTATTATACCGCAATCGCTGTACAAAATTATCTTGCCAATCTGACTGAAAAGATAGTAAAAATAAAATGGCCAAACGATATTATCGTTAAAAA is drawn from Chryseobacterium muglaense and contains these coding sequences:
- the rsfS gene encoding ribosome silencing factor — encoded protein: MNKTAEKQALIDKIVEAIQDVKGEDIMIFDLTSIENSVAETFIICSGNSNTQVSALAGSVEKKVRNDLQDRPWHVEGTENSMWVLVDYVSVVVHIFQKETREYYDIEELWGDAKITRIESEV